One window of Thiomicrorhabdus lithotrophica genomic DNA carries:
- a CDS encoding sensor domain-containing protein, which yields MFEFLKLLLRYLIPSYLIVIAVGLWVTSSSIDSRRQVILSNETAHVSNVNAAMQQNLKLLTRDILYLANSKLIKDVLSDDATSTELQSLSNQWQELMAASKMYDQIRWIDNNGQERLRLNLVDGSAIRVEESQLQNKKDRYYFKDSIGLNNDNFYFSVLDLNVEKGQIEIPYKPVIRLAHTVYDNQGIKKGVVIVNYIATRLLKNLVIGQNTAKDSLWLLNQNGYWLKGSNPELEWGFMFKNEKLNMRVLYPRAWTEMLEHQQRVFETKDGYWIYQTINPLLYAKLSLQNQDPNTKNETNSNYVLMPGNSTQWKLVNFIPHDEMALALQPILTKNYWFIAFVLGIMFVGAWIGARFKLSEKRNAKALVLSNQRLREKEQQLEADIEARKQIQQTLEEGVERYEGVLSAAMDGYILMKADGEILECNSAFIDVMHLPNFEDRTGCYFSQLFEGKEHNKAEKAFDELKHTSSVETEIIKYDLDGNKMFLSVSLFAVSATQQVCAFVRDVSKAKQAEFELLMSASVFTHATEGIILTNSRFEIVDVNREFEMITGYTKQEVIGKKPSILHSGKQSPEFYQDMSEALVSKGHWYGELWNRRKTGELFLEFLTISRVDHPYDDGYHFVGMFSDITLERQYHKRLEHSAHFDALTNLPNRFLLNDRIRQAIAHTHRTGLKMAVIFVDLDGFKQVNDQFGHEVGDRLLVNVAKNVRTVLREEDTLARIGGDEFIVLVNDLESKEGAIDVCKKLLTAIAKPLSLRANPDQEIVKTTSVGASLGVTYFPQQHVMEGDQLIRQADQAMYIAKQSGKNRYAVFDTQKDVEKRALHNNLNRFEEAIHNDELLLHYQPKVSLINDEVVGVEALVRWQHPEKGLLYPGDFLSCVEHNTLAIKLSEWVISHALQQIVAWQKEGINLPVSINIGAVELQKEDFVTWLTHLMNQFPSVKKSMLEIEVLETSALADLMHVSKVIESCKNAGISFALDDFGTGFSSLSYLKKLPLDTIKIDQGFIANMLDDVDDLSILEGMIGLTKSLKRQVIAEGIESEEQGRKLIELGCPFGQGYFIARPLKSKDVPSFIKEWTLPESWRTQALVSSASLRNEIQVH from the coding sequence TTGTTTGAGTTTCTTAAATTACTATTGCGGTATTTGATACCAAGTTACTTGATTGTAATTGCAGTCGGATTATGGGTGACGTCAAGCTCAATCGATAGTCGGCGCCAAGTTATACTTAGCAATGAAACCGCTCATGTAAGTAATGTTAATGCAGCAATGCAACAAAATCTAAAGCTCCTCACACGTGACATCCTCTATTTAGCAAACAGCAAACTGATTAAAGACGTTTTAAGTGACGATGCTACGTCTACAGAATTGCAGAGTTTAAGCAATCAGTGGCAAGAGTTGATGGCCGCTTCTAAAATGTATGATCAAATTCGTTGGATAGATAATAACGGGCAAGAACGTTTACGTCTAAACCTAGTTGATGGTTCTGCAATAAGAGTTGAAGAGAGTCAACTGCAAAACAAAAAAGATCGTTATTACTTTAAAGACAGTATTGGCCTCAATAACGATAATTTCTATTTTTCCGTACTTGATTTAAATGTCGAAAAAGGTCAAATCGAAATCCCGTATAAACCTGTAATTCGATTAGCGCATACTGTCTATGATAATCAAGGTATTAAAAAAGGTGTTGTGATTGTTAATTACATTGCGACTCGACTCTTAAAAAACCTTGTTATAGGTCAAAATACAGCTAAAGATTCTCTTTGGTTACTTAACCAAAATGGTTACTGGTTAAAGGGTTCAAATCCAGAACTAGAATGGGGCTTTATGTTCAAAAATGAAAAGTTGAACATGAGAGTTCTTTATCCACGGGCGTGGACTGAAATGTTAGAGCATCAACAACGTGTTTTTGAAACAAAAGATGGTTATTGGATTTATCAAACGATAAACCCGCTTCTTTATGCAAAGCTCTCGCTTCAAAACCAAGATCCAAATACTAAGAATGAAACGAATTCAAATTACGTTTTAATGCCTGGAAACTCCACTCAGTGGAAATTGGTGAACTTTATTCCGCATGATGAGATGGCGCTCGCTTTACAGCCTATCTTAACTAAGAATTATTGGTTTATCGCGTTTGTATTGGGGATTATGTTTGTTGGTGCTTGGATTGGAGCTCGCTTTAAGTTGTCGGAAAAACGTAACGCAAAAGCTCTCGTTCTTTCAAATCAAAGATTGCGCGAAAAAGAGCAGCAGCTCGAGGCTGATATTGAGGCCAGAAAGCAGATTCAGCAAACCCTTGAAGAAGGTGTGGAGAGATATGAGGGGGTGCTCAGTGCGGCCATGGATGGTTATATTCTCATGAAAGCAGACGGAGAAATTTTAGAGTGCAATAGTGCATTTATTGATGTGATGCATTTACCGAATTTTGAAGATAGAACAGGTTGTTATTTTTCACAACTTTTTGAGGGTAAGGAGCATAATAAAGCTGAAAAAGCATTTGATGAGTTAAAGCATACTTCAAGTGTTGAAACAGAAATCATCAAATATGACTTAGATGGTAACAAAATGTTTTTAAGTGTCAGTTTGTTTGCCGTCAGCGCTACTCAGCAAGTCTGTGCTTTTGTAAGAGATGTGAGTAAGGCTAAACAAGCTGAGTTTGAACTACTTATGTCAGCTTCGGTATTTACTCATGCTACAGAAGGGATTATTTTGACAAATTCCAGGTTTGAAATTGTTGATGTCAATCGAGAGTTTGAGATGATTACTGGTTACACAAAACAAGAAGTGATAGGTAAAAAACCAAGTATATTGCATTCTGGTAAACAGTCCCCTGAGTTTTACCAAGACATGTCTGAGGCATTGGTCAGTAAAGGTCATTGGTATGGAGAGCTATGGAACCGTCGTAAAACAGGTGAACTTTTCCTTGAGTTTTTGACGATTAGCCGAGTGGATCATCCTTATGATGATGGCTATCATTTTGTAGGAATGTTTAGCGATATTACTCTTGAACGTCAGTATCATAAACGTCTTGAACACTCTGCACATTTTGATGCCTTAACTAATTTACCAAACCGTTTCTTGTTGAATGATCGAATCCGACAAGCTATTGCTCACACGCATCGAACTGGTTTAAAGATGGCAGTTATCTTTGTGGATTTAGATGGTTTTAAGCAGGTTAACGATCAGTTTGGGCATGAAGTGGGCGATAGGTTACTAGTGAATGTTGCTAAGAATGTACGTACAGTTTTGCGTGAAGAAGATACTTTAGCCAGAATCGGCGGTGATGAATTTATTGTTTTGGTGAATGATTTAGAGTCTAAAGAAGGTGCGATTGATGTTTGTAAAAAGCTGTTAACTGCGATTGCAAAGCCTCTTTCGTTACGAGCAAATCCTGACCAGGAAATCGTCAAAACAACTTCTGTTGGCGCCTCATTAGGGGTGACATATTTCCCACAACAGCATGTTATGGAAGGTGATCAACTTATTCGCCAAGCTGACCAAGCTATGTATATTGCAAAACAGTCTGGTAAGAACCGTTATGCAGTATTTGATACCCAGAAAGACGTCGAGAAACGGGCACTACATAATAATCTTAACCGTTTTGAAGAAGCCATTCATAACGATGAGTTGTTATTGCATTATCAGCCTAAAGTATCACTCATCAATGATGAGGTTGTTGGTGTAGAGGCTCTAGTTCGTTGGCAACATCCAGAAAAAGGGTTATTGTATCCAGGCGATTTTTTAAGCTGTGTCGAGCATAATACGCTGGCAATCAAACTCAGTGAATGGGTTATATCTCATGCTCTACAACAAATTGTTGCTTGGCAAAAAGAGGGAATCAATCTACCTGTAAGTATTAATATTGGTGCCGTTGAGCTTCAAAAAGAAGACTTTGTTACTTGGCTAACGCACTTAATGAATCAGTTCCCTAGTGTTAAAAAATCCATGCTTGAAATTGAAGTTCTGGAAACATCCGCATTAGCTGACCTGATGCATGTGAGTAAAGTAATAGAATCTTGTAAAAACGCAGGAATTTCTTTTGCACTTGATGATTTTGGCACAGGGTTCTCATCACTTTCATACCTTAAAAAACTCCCCTTAGACACCATTAAAATTGATCAAGGTTTTATTGCTAATATGTTAGACGATGTTGATGATTTATCTATTTTAGAAGGCATGATAGGTCTAACTAAATCTCTTAAAAGACAGGTCATTGCAGAAGGGATTGAGAGTGAGGAGCAAGGGCGTAAATTAATTGAGTTAGGTTGCCCATTTGGACAAGGTTATTTTATTGCCAGACCTCTTAAAAGTAAGGATGTGCCCAGCTTTATTAAAGAGTGGACCCTGCCCGAAAGTTGGCGAACTCAGGCCTTAGTCTCATCGGCTAGCCTACGCAATGAAATTCAGGTGCACTAA
- a CDS encoding ABC transporter ATP-binding protein: MMQQPSDSNVILVVEDVHTPGMVKPITLALQSQQIWMVSGESGTGKSRLLKSLADLIEHTGLVTLFEKEKTQQQDKVCPETWRSKVMYFSAETAWWSDSVKAHFETQPKPELLKSVGLKVDILEQNPDNLSSGEKQRLALLRGLQYEPKVLLLDEITANLDPKSALLVENLVTDYIAKHTAAALWISHDEEQQERLGCAECQLVFTAHEESAS, encoded by the coding sequence ATGATGCAGCAGCCAAGTGATTCCAACGTCATATTAGTGGTTGAAGATGTGCATACACCAGGTATGGTTAAACCTATAACCTTAGCATTGCAATCACAACAAATTTGGATGGTCTCTGGTGAATCTGGCACAGGAAAATCACGCCTATTAAAGTCTTTAGCCGATCTGATTGAGCACACAGGCCTGGTTACTTTGTTTGAAAAAGAAAAGACTCAACAACAAGATAAGGTCTGCCCAGAAACTTGGCGATCTAAGGTCATGTATTTTTCGGCTGAAACAGCCTGGTGGAGTGATTCTGTCAAAGCCCATTTTGAAACTCAGCCAAAGCCAGAGTTATTGAAGTCAGTGGGTTTAAAAGTCGATATTTTAGAGCAAAATCCAGATAATCTTTCATCGGGTGAAAAACAGCGATTAGCTCTTTTGCGCGGGTTGCAGTATGAACCAAAAGTACTTTTGTTAGATGAAATTACCGCGAATTTAGATCCTAAAAGTGCACTATTGGTTGAAAACTTAGTCACCGATTACATTGCTAAACATACGGCTGCCGCGTTATGGATTAGTCATGATGAAGAGCAGCAAGAGCGATTAGGGTGTGCAGAGTGTCAGCTTGTGTTTACAGCCCATGAGGAGAGCGCATCATGA
- a CDS encoding rhodanese-like domain-containing protein, with protein sequence MPMRLKDIVAQAKANIKEVTTTEAKDLFKCGGYKPLDVREAAEYLDGTIPMSLHVPRGMLEPMCDKCYEGHSGELADLEQGWVVFCLSGGRGALAVDTMMKMGYTNVVNLAGGFNAWKQCNGDISVPPVDNGLIRLDHPWNPGFQEGNVC encoded by the coding sequence ATGCCAATGCGGTTAAAAGATATTGTGGCGCAAGCCAAAGCCAATATAAAAGAGGTAACCACTACAGAAGCAAAGGATTTGTTTAAATGTGGTGGTTATAAGCCTTTAGATGTGCGTGAAGCTGCTGAGTATCTTGACGGCACCATTCCGATGTCACTTCATGTTCCACGTGGGATGTTAGAGCCTATGTGTGATAAATGTTACGAGGGTCATAGTGGTGAGTTAGCTGACCTTGAACAAGGTTGGGTTGTATTTTGTCTGTCGGGTGGACGTGGTGCATTGGCTGTCGATACGATGATGAAAATGGGCTACACCAATGTAGTGAATCTAGCAGGTGGATTTAACGCCTGGAAGCAGTGTAATGGTGATATTAGCGTACCACCAGTCGATAACGGCTTAATTCGTTTAGATCACCCTTGGAACCCTGGCTTTCAAGAAGGCAATGTGTGTTAA
- the uvrD gene encoding DNA helicase II, which produces MDISFILNDLNDAQREAVTADETHALILAGAGSGKTRVLVHRIAWLTQVMGHSPYNVLAVTFTNKASNEMRGRIESLIGHQASGLTMGTFHGIAYRILRQHHQEAGLPKDFQILDSDDQKRVIKRLLKAMELDEAQWPHKQIQAFINGEKEEGRRPHHIDIGHNPFVGKMVQVYKAYEEQCQRSGLVDFAELLLRAHELWLKQPLVLAHYQARFKHILVDEFQDTNTLQYAWLRVLAGGSGKLFVVGDDDQSIYGWRGAKVENIRQFDEDFANVKMVRLEQNYRSTETILKAANGLIANNTSRMGKQLWSAGEAGELIKVYEAFNEMDEARYVCNQIEQWCENGGARSEAAILYRSNAQSRILEQALMQAQIPYRVYGGLRFYDRAEIKDVLSYLRLLVSRADDAAFERAYNHPPRGIGQKTADTIREVAKHQEISLWEAAEKLVESGLTPRAKSSVASFLELIDSLDDVTRELNLEDQMLKVVSQSGLQAHFEKDRSEQGQGRLENIDELINAASQFKQANAQQNAQGVESEAQAFANQNEMEGVDEDGNTLLLTPAFDNPLSEFLAQAALEAGERQADEWESSVQLMTLHAAKGLEFPLVFMIGVEEGLFPSQQSHEDAARLEEERRLAYVGVTRAEKQLMITYATRRRLHGKELFPTPSRFIKEIPQDCIEAVRLSGSVSPAFSGYSQQPTFGLSSQQNETGYSIGERVFHQKFGDGTVLSTEGSGEHARIQVNFSHAGTKWLVMAYANLEKKG; this is translated from the coding sequence ATGGATATCTCTTTTATATTAAATGACCTAAATGATGCACAACGTGAAGCGGTCACTGCTGATGAAACACACGCCTTAATTTTAGCGGGTGCTGGTAGCGGTAAAACGCGTGTTTTGGTGCATCGTATTGCGTGGTTAACTCAGGTGATGGGGCACTCTCCTTATAATGTGTTGGCGGTAACTTTTACCAATAAAGCCTCTAATGAAATGCGTGGTCGTATTGAAAGCTTAATTGGTCATCAAGCCAGTGGTTTAACGATGGGAACATTTCATGGTATTGCTTATCGTATTTTACGACAACATCACCAGGAAGCAGGCCTGCCAAAAGATTTTCAGATATTAGATTCGGATGACCAAAAACGTGTCATCAAGCGCTTGTTAAAAGCGATGGAATTAGATGAGGCGCAATGGCCTCATAAGCAAATTCAAGCGTTTATTAATGGTGAGAAAGAAGAGGGGCGCCGCCCGCATCACATTGATATTGGTCATAACCCGTTCGTTGGAAAAATGGTACAAGTCTACAAAGCTTATGAAGAGCAATGCCAACGATCAGGCCTGGTAGATTTTGCTGAATTGCTTTTAAGAGCGCATGAGTTGTGGTTAAAACAGCCTTTAGTATTAGCCCATTATCAAGCGCGTTTTAAACATATTCTAGTGGACGAGTTTCAAGATACTAATACTTTGCAATACGCTTGGTTACGCGTGTTAGCGGGTGGTTCTGGCAAGTTATTTGTCGTCGGGGACGATGATCAATCTATTTACGGCTGGCGTGGTGCAAAAGTCGAAAATATCCGCCAGTTTGATGAAGATTTCGCCAATGTCAAAATGGTACGCCTAGAACAGAATTACCGTTCTACTGAAACCATATTAAAAGCGGCTAACGGATTAATTGCCAATAATACTTCACGCATGGGTAAACAGTTGTGGAGTGCGGGTGAAGCGGGTGAGTTAATTAAAGTCTATGAAGCCTTTAATGAAATGGACGAAGCACGTTACGTCTGTAATCAAATAGAGCAGTGGTGTGAAAATGGCGGCGCGCGCAGTGAAGCGGCTATCTTGTATCGTTCGAACGCTCAGTCACGTATTTTAGAACAAGCTTTAATGCAAGCGCAGATTCCGTACCGTGTTTATGGTGGTTTACGTTTCTATGACCGAGCTGAGATTAAAGATGTGCTCAGTTATTTACGTTTACTGGTTAGCCGAGCGGATGATGCTGCGTTTGAACGTGCCTATAACCATCCTCCTAGGGGCATTGGTCAAAAAACCGCCGATACCATTCGTGAAGTGGCCAAACATCAAGAAATCTCACTCTGGGAGGCGGCAGAAAAGTTAGTAGAAAGCGGTTTAACGCCCAGAGCAAAATCTTCTGTGGCTAGCTTTTTAGAGTTGATTGATAGTTTAGATGATGTCACTAGAGAGTTAAATCTTGAAGACCAAATGTTAAAAGTGGTGTCGCAATCTGGATTGCAGGCGCACTTTGAAAAAGACCGTTCCGAACAGGGGCAAGGTCGTTTAGAAAATATTGATGAATTAATTAATGCCGCCAGTCAGTTTAAACAGGCTAATGCACAACAAAATGCACAGGGCGTGGAATCAGAAGCGCAAGCCTTTGCAAATCAAAATGAAATGGAGGGTGTGGATGAAGATGGTAACACCTTATTGTTGACACCAGCATTTGATAATCCATTGTCTGAGTTCTTAGCGCAAGCCGCTTTAGAAGCTGGTGAGCGCCAAGCGGATGAATGGGAGTCTTCAGTGCAGCTAATGACCTTGCATGCTGCTAAAGGTCTAGAGTTCCCATTAGTCTTTATGATTGGTGTGGAAGAGGGCTTGTTCCCATCGCAACAATCGCATGAAGATGCCGCTCGTTTGGAAGAGGAGCGTCGTTTAGCTTATGTCGGTGTGACCCGTGCCGAAAAACAGTTAATGATTACTTACGCAACGCGCCGAAGATTGCATGGCAAAGAGCTGTTTCCAACCCCATCGCGTTTTATTAAAGAGATTCCACAAGACTGTATTGAGGCGGTGCGTTTATCTGGTTCAGTTTCTCCTGCATTTAGTGGTTACTCTCAACAACCTACCTTTGGTTTATCTAGCCAGCAGAATGAAACCGGTTATAGCATTGGGGAAAGAGTCTTTCATCAAAAGTTTGGTGACGGCACGGTTTTAAGTACGGAAGGCAGCGGAGAGCACGCTCGTATACAAGTGAACTTTAGTCATGCCGGTACCAAGTGGTTGGTGATGGCTTATGCAAACCTAGAGAAAAAAGGTTAA
- the trxA gene encoding thioredoxin TrxA, protein MISTSDSNFDAEVLQSDIPVLVDFWAEWCGPCKMIAPILDDITTEYEGKVKIAKLNIDENPATPPKYGVRGIPTLMLFKNGEVDATQVGALSKSQLTAFLDGNL, encoded by the coding sequence ATGATCTCAACAAGCGATTCAAATTTTGACGCAGAAGTTTTACAATCAGACATCCCAGTATTAGTAGATTTTTGGGCTGAATGGTGTGGACCTTGTAAAATGATTGCTCCAATCTTAGACGACATTACTACTGAATACGAAGGTAAAGTAAAAATCGCTAAGTTAAACATTGATGAAAACCCTGCAACACCTCCAAAATACGGTGTACGTGGAATTCCTACTTTAATGTTATTTAAAAATGGTGAAGTAGATGCAACTCAAGTAGGTGCACTATCTAAATCACAGTTAACAGCTTTCCTAGACGGAAATCTTTAA
- the rho gene encoding transcription termination factor Rho — MHLLDLKKQSAAKLLDLASTMGLDNLARLRKQDIIFAILKSHSKKGEDIYGEGVLEILPDGFGFLRSEDGSYLAGPDDLYVSPSQIRRFGLRKGDTITGKIRPPKEGERYFALLKVEQINYEDPDIARKKIAFENLTPLHAQDRLKMEIGNGSTEDITPRIIDIASPFGKGQRGLIVAPPKSGKTVILQQMAQSIAENYPDAHLIVLLIDERPEEVTEMQRTVRGEVISSTFDEPATRHVQVAEMVIEKAKRLTEHKKDVIILLDSITRLARAYNTVVPASGKILTGGVDANALHRPKRFFGAARNIEEGGSLTIIATALVDTGSKMDEVIFEEFKGTGNMELHLSRNIAEKRIFPAINLTKSGTRKEELLTTPDELQNIWILRRFLQQMNEVEAIETLIDQMKVSKTNDALFSAMKG, encoded by the coding sequence ATGCATTTACTCGATTTAAAAAAACAATCTGCCGCTAAGCTATTAGACCTTGCAAGTACAATGGGGCTTGATAACCTAGCTCGTTTACGTAAACAAGATATTATCTTCGCAATCTTAAAATCTCACTCCAAAAAAGGGGAAGACATTTATGGTGAAGGTGTTTTAGAAATATTACCTGATGGTTTTGGTTTCTTACGTTCTGAAGACGGTTCTTACTTAGCCGGTCCAGACGATCTTTATGTATCGCCTAGCCAAATCCGTCGTTTTGGCTTGCGCAAAGGGGATACTATTACGGGTAAAATCCGCCCACCCAAAGAAGGTGAGCGTTATTTTGCACTGTTAAAAGTTGAACAAATCAACTATGAAGATCCAGACATTGCCCGTAAGAAAATTGCCTTTGAAAACCTAACGCCTCTTCACGCACAAGATCGCCTGAAAATGGAAATAGGAAACGGTAGCACTGAAGACATCACTCCACGTATTATTGATATCGCTTCACCATTTGGTAAAGGTCAGCGTGGTTTAATTGTTGCACCGCCTAAATCAGGTAAAACAGTTATTCTTCAGCAGATGGCACAGTCAATTGCTGAAAACTATCCTGATGCACATCTAATTGTTTTATTAATTGATGAGCGTCCTGAAGAAGTAACCGAAATGCAACGTACTGTTCGCGGCGAAGTAATCTCTTCAACATTCGATGAACCAGCAACACGTCACGTACAAGTGGCAGAAATGGTGATTGAAAAAGCTAAGCGCCTAACTGAGCATAAGAAGGACGTTATCATCCTACTAGACTCTATTACTCGTCTAGCACGTGCTTACAACACAGTTGTACCAGCTTCAGGTAAGATTTTAACAGGTGGTGTCGATGCCAACGCTCTACACCGTCCTAAACGTTTCTTTGGTGCGGCTCGTAACATTGAAGAAGGTGGGTCTTTAACTATTATTGCAACGGCACTGGTTGATACTGGCTCTAAAATGGATGAAGTTATCTTTGAAGAGTTCAAGGGTACGGGTAACATGGAGCTTCACCTTTCTCGTAATATTGCTGAGAAACGTATTTTCCCTGCTATTAACCTAACTAAATCCGGTACACGTAAAGAAGAACTTCTTACTACGCCTGACGAACTACAGAACATTTGGATTCTTCGCCGTTTCCTACAGCAGATGAACGAAGTTGAAGCGATTGAAACTTTGATTGACCAAATGAAAGTATCAAAAACAAATGATGCATTATTTAGTGCAATGAAAGGCTAA
- a CDS encoding ABC transporter permease yields MILISYWDLATLSFLVFLLGVILWLNGFSQVKQLWWATLRMVVQLLFMGVWLSWVFYSENPLWIVLVGVVMLSAAGYEITKRQQYRFKRLHGLLIGFLSLSFTALLLLIGVLTLIIQPDPWYQPQYAIPLLGMLLGNSMTAIGLGLDTLTRNAVQMKAKIEAQLALGKTAKESIHFIKQQSLHSAMIPVINMLVAAGIISLPGMMTGQILAGADPMEAVKYQIMIMFLIATSTGLGTIIAVELASRQLFDKRQRLNITSLTKA; encoded by the coding sequence ATGATTCTGATTAGTTATTGGGATTTAGCTACCCTCTCTTTTTTAGTGTTCTTATTAGGGGTTATCTTGTGGCTGAATGGCTTTAGCCAAGTAAAACAGCTTTGGTGGGCTACCCTCAGAATGGTCGTTCAGCTTTTATTTATGGGTGTATGGTTAAGCTGGGTATTTTATTCAGAAAATCCACTTTGGATTGTTTTAGTGGGCGTTGTAATGCTTTCAGCTGCTGGATATGAAATTACCAAACGCCAGCAATATCGTTTTAAACGTTTACATGGTTTGTTAATTGGATTTCTATCACTTTCATTCACCGCATTACTGCTTTTGATAGGCGTTTTAACGCTAATTATTCAGCCGGATCCATGGTATCAACCACAATATGCTATTCCTTTGTTAGGTATGTTATTGGGTAATAGTATGACTGCCATTGGTTTAGGTTTAGATACCTTAACGCGCAATGCTGTGCAAATGAAAGCCAAAATTGAAGCCCAGTTGGCTTTAGGTAAAACCGCTAAAGAGTCTATTCATTTCATCAAACAGCAAAGCCTACACTCGGCGATGATTCCAGTGATTAATATGTTAGTGGCGGCGGGCATCATCTCTTTACCCGGCATGATGACAGGGCAAATTTTAGCCGGAGCTGATCCCATGGAAGCGGTTAAATACCAAATTATGATTATGTTTTTAATTGCGACCTCTACGGGTTTAGGGACAATCATTGCTGTTGAATTAGCCAGTAGACAGTTATTTGATAAACGACAGCGATTAAATATCACAAGTTTGACGAAAGCTTAA
- a CDS encoding type B 50S ribosomal protein L31: MKADIHPEYKEVVFQDISTGETYITRSTIEKTSGDTITLDGKDYPLVRVEVSSASHPFYTGKQTLVDTEGRVEKFKQKYARR, from the coding sequence ATGAAAGCAGACATTCATCCAGAGTACAAAGAAGTAGTTTTCCAGGATATCTCAACTGGTGAAACTTACATTACTCGTTCAACTATTGAAAAGACTTCTGGCGACACTATTACTCTAGACGGTAAAGACTACCCGCTAGTACGTGTTGAAGTTTCTAGCGCATCTCACCCTTTCTACACAGGTAAGCAAACACTTGTGGATACTGAAGGTCGTGTTGAGAAGTTCAAGCAGAAATACGCTCGTCGTTAA
- a CDS encoding thermonuclease family protein, whose protein sequence is MKKLISFLALALTSISLSFSASAAVEQTCKVDTEKLLWTKADYAITGDTLVINRQRVRLAGLYAPQIEKKQKWHTPGEPLAKEAQTFLNKLLANNDLEVGIEFDTTRLDNRNRQLVHLFLRDGTSVQQKMLESGYTLARTTYNNLKHAECYYQAEQKARNGEYQLWDFMAKNPDRHFPLANSSKLTSEDEGFRIIKGKIVKVDKSSSNYILNMDTTGIRVQKKYWKNFDYNKLKALNGKTIEVRGYAYLYKGAMYMMLDHPYSIDALSPINQANK, encoded by the coding sequence ATGAAAAAATTAATCTCATTTTTAGCATTAGCACTTACCAGTATTTCCTTGTCATTCTCAGCCTCAGCTGCTGTTGAACAAACCTGTAAAGTGGATACCGAGAAACTTCTTTGGACTAAAGCCGACTACGCTATTACAGGCGATACTTTGGTCATAAACAGACAAAGAGTACGCTTAGCAGGCCTGTACGCGCCACAGATAGAAAAGAAACAAAAATGGCACACGCCTGGTGAACCACTGGCAAAAGAAGCCCAAACCTTTCTAAATAAGTTACTCGCTAATAATGATTTAGAAGTGGGAATTGAATTTGATACCACTCGCTTAGATAATCGCAATCGTCAATTAGTTCATCTATTTTTAAGAGATGGCACAAGTGTTCAACAAAAAATGCTTGAAAGCGGTTATACACTAGCGCGTACCACTTACAACAATCTAAAACATGCTGAATGTTACTACCAAGCCGAACAAAAGGCACGTAACGGTGAATACCAGTTATGGGACTTTATGGCCAAAAATCCTGATAGACACTTCCCTCTGGCTAATAGCTCAAAACTCACCTCTGAAGATGAAGGTTTTAGAATCATTAAAGGTAAAATTGTAAAAGTCGACAAATCCTCCAGTAACTATATTTTGAATATGGACACGACTGGTATCCGAGTACAGAAAAAGTATTGGAAAAACTTTGACTACAACAAGCTTAAAGCACTTAACGGTAAAACCATTGAAGTGCGTGGCTATGCCTACCTATACAAAGGTGCAATGTATATGATGTTGGACCATCCATACTCTATTGATGCCTTAAGCCCAATTAATCAAGCCAACAAATAG